In Saccharothrix syringae, the following are encoded in one genomic region:
- a CDS encoding HAD-IIIC family phosphatase, with translation MTDRPTPVKCLVWDLDNTLWRGTLLEDGRVDLVEGVREVVLALDARGVLQSVASRNDHDLAWAKLEELGLAEYFVLPHINWGRKSDSVLAVAERLRFAQDTIAFVDDQPAERAEVASRAPAVRCYRAEDALSLPDRPEFSPAAVTADSRRRREMYQAGFRREAAQEAFTGPDAEFLRSLRLWMRIERADGERLSRVSELTLRTSQMNATGVYYSDADLRALVADPRHEVLVVGMGDRFGPHGAVGVVLLEVGAGYWHLKLLATSCRVVSFGAGGTVLAWLGDQAALAGVHLVADFRRTARNRVMEVAYRFAGYTGESCACLAAVAPAAVEGVERLHLVPARWQPPDTITLTAPPLAVERSAVG, from the coding sequence GTGACCGACCGACCGACGCCGGTGAAGTGCCTGGTGTGGGACCTGGACAACACGCTCTGGCGCGGCACCCTGCTGGAGGACGGGCGGGTCGACCTGGTCGAGGGCGTCCGCGAGGTCGTCCTGGCCCTGGACGCCCGCGGCGTCCTGCAGTCCGTGGCCAGCAGGAACGACCACGACCTGGCGTGGGCGAAGCTGGAGGAGCTGGGCCTGGCGGAGTACTTCGTGCTGCCGCACATCAACTGGGGCCGCAAGTCGGACTCGGTGCTGGCGGTGGCCGAGAGGCTGCGGTTCGCGCAGGACACCATCGCCTTCGTCGACGACCAGCCGGCCGAACGCGCCGAGGTCGCCTCGCGCGCGCCCGCGGTGCGGTGCTACCGGGCCGAGGACGCGCTGTCGCTGCCGGACCGGCCCGAGTTCAGCCCCGCCGCGGTCACCGCGGACTCGCGGCGGCGGCGGGAGATGTACCAGGCAGGTTTCCGCCGCGAGGCCGCGCAGGAGGCGTTCACCGGCCCGGACGCCGAGTTCCTGCGCTCGCTGCGGCTGTGGATGCGCATCGAGCGGGCCGACGGGGAGCGGTTGTCGCGCGTGTCGGAGCTGACGCTGCGCACCAGCCAGATGAACGCCACGGGGGTGTACTACTCCGACGCCGACCTGCGGGCCCTGGTGGCCGACCCGCGGCACGAGGTGCTGGTGGTCGGCATGGGCGACCGGTTCGGCCCCCACGGCGCGGTGGGCGTGGTGCTGCTGGAGGTCGGGGCCGGGTACTGGCACCTGAAGCTGCTGGCCACCTCCTGCCGGGTGGTGTCCTTCGGCGCGGGCGGGACGGTCCTGGCCTGGCTGGGCGACCAGGCCGCCCTGGCGGGTGTCCACCTGGTCGCGGACTTCCGCCGCACCGCGCGCAACCGGGTGATGGAGGTGGCCTACCGCTTCGCCGGGTACACCGGGGAGTCCTGCGCCTGCCTGGCGGCCGTCGCACCGGCCGCGGTGGAGGGGGTCGAGCGGCTGCACCTGGTGCCGGCGCGGTGGCAACCGCCCGACACGATCACCCTGACCGCGCCGCCGCTGGCGGTCGAGCGCTCCGCGGTCGGCTGA